In one window of Brassica rapa cultivar Chiifu-401-42 chromosome A07, CAAS_Brap_v3.01, whole genome shotgun sequence DNA:
- the LOC103831346 gene encoding uncharacterized protein LOC103831346, which produces MEDGKGKELVGDTPPPVEQNDNKKVSGETEIHKEPSRESEENAIKKKYGGLLPKKIPLISKDHERAFFDSADWALGKQKGQKPKGPLEALRPKLQPTPHQQPRARRMALSSGDNTEDAEADTNEPIDDQQASASAVDNAKDDGGIDAADTKDNIKS; this is translated from the exons ATGGAAGACGGCAAGGGAAAGGAGCTTGTTGGTGATACTCCTCCTCCTGTTGAACAAAATGATAACAAGAAGGTTTCAGGTGAAACGGAGATTCATAAGGAGCCATCACGTGAGAGTGAG GAAAATGCGATCAAGAAAAAGTATGGAGGATTGTTGCCAAAGAAGATTCCTTTGATATCCAAG GACCATGAGCGCGCGTTTTTTGACTCAGCTGATTGGGCATTAGGCAAG CAAAAAGGACAAAAGCCTAAAGGGCCTTTGGAAGCTCTCCGACCAAAACTGCAG CCAACCCCGCACCAGCAACCAAGAGCGAGACGGATGGCTTTATCTTCAGGCGACAACACTGAAG ACGCTGAGGCTGACACCAACGAACCTATCGATGACCAACAAGCTAGCGCATCAGCTGTTGACAATGCCAAGGATGATGGAGGCATAGATGCTGCTGACACCAAAGACAACATCAAGTCATga
- the LOC103831347 gene encoding DNA (cytosine-5)-methyltransferase DRM1 isoform X1: MAKHSADDDDDVNWNTDDEIDNFQSSPRNILHMDETVAKFIEMGFSMEMIGRAIEETGGENPEPMMILETLFKLSTSSEASSSKSKVIDELIGMGFSEELVIKAIQEHGEKNLEEITNALLSYAEAEKMHETENEDINNNYLSDDNDDTNLYSGLSSSDEENELNSFHGDGRLQDLIKMGYPRKEASIALERCGEIASLAEVVDFIFAAQMARQLDEFWAAPDEQEQLRINEPPPRRRRLNTDIASDDELIRLPNPMIGFGVPKEPGIITERPVPIPSIARGPPYFYYENVAMTPKGVWAKMSSHLYDIKPEFVDSLYFCAAARKRGYIHNLPIKNRFEIQPTPHYTIQEEFPLTKKWWPAWDKRTKLNCVLTCIASAQLTNKIRKRLEKHERDPAVQKDVVDQCKKWNLVWVGKNKAAPLEPYEMERLLGFPNNHTRGISRKDRYKSLGNSFQVDTVAYHLSVLKPLYPKGINVLSLFTGIGGGEVALHRLQIPMKLVVSVEISEVNRNIFRSFWEQTNQRGDLIEFRDVEELDDHKIEGLMDQYGGFDLVIGGSPCNNLAGANRVSRTGLEGDQSSLFYDYCRILEAVRSKASRMRR, from the exons atg GCAAAACATTCTgctgatgatgacgatgatgtaAATTGGAATACAGATGATGAAATTGATAACTTCCAATCGTCCCCT AGAAACATACTTCATATGGATGAGACGGTTGCTAAGTTTATTGAGATGGGATTCTCGATGGAAATGATCGGTAGAGCGATTGAAGAAACCGGCG GAGAAAATCCAGAACCTATGATGATTCTTGAAACTCTCTTCAAGCTTTCT aCAAGCTCTGAAGCTAGCTCATCTAAATCTAAGGTCATAGACGAGCTCATTGGTATGGGTTTCTCCGAGGAATTAGTGATCAAAGCTATACAAGAACATG GAGAAAAAAATCTTGAGGAGATAACAAATGCACTTCTGAGTTATGCA GAGGCAGAGAAAATGCATGAAACAGAAAATGAGGACATCAACAATAACTACTTATCAGATGATAATGATGACACCAATCTTTACTCAGGTCTATCATCCTCAGATGAAgag AATGAGTTAAACTCTTTTCATGGAGATGGTAGATTGCAAGATTTGATCAAAATGGGCTATCCAAGGAAAGAGGCTTCTATAGCTCTAGAGAGATGTG GAGAAATTGCAAGTTTGGCAGAGGTTGTTGACTTCATTTTTGCTGCTCAAATGGCACGGCAACTAGATGAGTTTTGGGCAGCTCCTGATGAACAAGAG CAGCTAAGAATTAATGAGCCACCACCAAGAAGGAGAAGGCTGAACACTGATATTGCCAGTGATGACGAGCTCATCCGTCTACCAAATCCAATGATTGGATTTGGTGTACCTAAGGAACCTGGAATTATAACTGAGAGGCCAGTCCCAATCCCTAGTATTGCTCGTGGTCCGCCCTATTTTTACTACGAGAATGTTGCAATGACACCCAAAGGTGTTTGGGCCAAGATGTCTAGTCATCTGTATGACATCAAACCCGAATTTGTGGACTCCTTGTACTTTTGTGCTGCTGCGAGGAAGAGAGGTTACATTCACAACCTTCCAATCAAGAACAGATTTGAGATACAACCCACACCACATTATACCATACAAGAAGAGTTTCCTTTGACCAAGAAATGGTGGCCTGCTTGGGATAAAAGAACGAAGTTGAACTGTGTGTTGACTTGCATCGCCAGTGCTCAGCTCACAAACAAAATACGCAAGCGTCTTGAAAAACATGAAAGGGATCCAGCTGTGCAGAAAGATGTAGTAGATCAATGCAAAAAATGGAACCTGGTTTGGGTTGGTAAGAACAAAGCTGCCCCTCTGGAACCATACGAGATGGAAAGGCTTCTAGGTTTCCCAAATAATCATACTCGTGGTATAAGCAGAAAGGATCGCTACAAGTCTCTAGGCAACTCATTTCAG GTTGATACTGTTGCCTATCACTTGTCTGTACTTAAGCCATTGTACCCAAAAGGCATAAACGTCTTGTCACTCTTCACTGGCATAGGCGGTGGAGAAGTAGCACTTCACCGTCTTCAAATACCAATGAAGCTAGTTGTGTCTGTTGAGATATCAGAAGTCAACAGGAACATATTCCGGAGTTTTTGGGAGCAGACAAATCAAAGGGGTGATCTGATAGAGTTTAGAGATGTTGAAGAGCTTGACGACCATAAGATAGAGGGACTTATGGACCAGTACGGAGGGTTTGACCTTGTTATAGGCGGTAGCCCCTGTAACAATCTAGCTGGAGCTAATAGGGTTAGTAGGACTGGACTTGAAGGAGACCAGTCATCACTGTTCTATGACTACTGCCGGATTCTAGAGGCTGTTCGCAGCAAAGCCTCAAGAATGAGGAGGTAG
- the LOC103831347 gene encoding DNA (cytosine-5)-methyltransferase DRM1 isoform X2 — protein MAKHSADDDDDVNWNTDDEIDNFQSSPRNILHMDETVAKFIEMGFSMEMIGRAIEETGGENPEPMMILETLFKLSTSSEASSSKSKVIDELIGMGFSEELVIKAIQEHGEKNLEEITNALLSYAEAEKMHETENEDINNNYLSDDNDDTNLYSGLSSSDEENELNSFHGDGRLQDLIKMGYPRKEASIALERCGEIASLAEVVDFIFAAQMARQLDEFWAAPDEQELRINEPPPRRRRLNTDIASDDELIRLPNPMIGFGVPKEPGIITERPVPIPSIARGPPYFYYENVAMTPKGVWAKMSSHLYDIKPEFVDSLYFCAAARKRGYIHNLPIKNRFEIQPTPHYTIQEEFPLTKKWWPAWDKRTKLNCVLTCIASAQLTNKIRKRLEKHERDPAVQKDVVDQCKKWNLVWVGKNKAAPLEPYEMERLLGFPNNHTRGISRKDRYKSLGNSFQVDTVAYHLSVLKPLYPKGINVLSLFTGIGGGEVALHRLQIPMKLVVSVEISEVNRNIFRSFWEQTNQRGDLIEFRDVEELDDHKIEGLMDQYGGFDLVIGGSPCNNLAGANRVSRTGLEGDQSSLFYDYCRILEAVRSKASRMRR, from the exons atg GCAAAACATTCTgctgatgatgacgatgatgtaAATTGGAATACAGATGATGAAATTGATAACTTCCAATCGTCCCCT AGAAACATACTTCATATGGATGAGACGGTTGCTAAGTTTATTGAGATGGGATTCTCGATGGAAATGATCGGTAGAGCGATTGAAGAAACCGGCG GAGAAAATCCAGAACCTATGATGATTCTTGAAACTCTCTTCAAGCTTTCT aCAAGCTCTGAAGCTAGCTCATCTAAATCTAAGGTCATAGACGAGCTCATTGGTATGGGTTTCTCCGAGGAATTAGTGATCAAAGCTATACAAGAACATG GAGAAAAAAATCTTGAGGAGATAACAAATGCACTTCTGAGTTATGCA GAGGCAGAGAAAATGCATGAAACAGAAAATGAGGACATCAACAATAACTACTTATCAGATGATAATGATGACACCAATCTTTACTCAGGTCTATCATCCTCAGATGAAgag AATGAGTTAAACTCTTTTCATGGAGATGGTAGATTGCAAGATTTGATCAAAATGGGCTATCCAAGGAAAGAGGCTTCTATAGCTCTAGAGAGATGTG GAGAAATTGCAAGTTTGGCAGAGGTTGTTGACTTCATTTTTGCTGCTCAAATGGCACGGCAACTAGATGAGTTTTGGGCAGCTCCTGATGAACAAGAG CTAAGAATTAATGAGCCACCACCAAGAAGGAGAAGGCTGAACACTGATATTGCCAGTGATGACGAGCTCATCCGTCTACCAAATCCAATGATTGGATTTGGTGTACCTAAGGAACCTGGAATTATAACTGAGAGGCCAGTCCCAATCCCTAGTATTGCTCGTGGTCCGCCCTATTTTTACTACGAGAATGTTGCAATGACACCCAAAGGTGTTTGGGCCAAGATGTCTAGTCATCTGTATGACATCAAACCCGAATTTGTGGACTCCTTGTACTTTTGTGCTGCTGCGAGGAAGAGAGGTTACATTCACAACCTTCCAATCAAGAACAGATTTGAGATACAACCCACACCACATTATACCATACAAGAAGAGTTTCCTTTGACCAAGAAATGGTGGCCTGCTTGGGATAAAAGAACGAAGTTGAACTGTGTGTTGACTTGCATCGCCAGTGCTCAGCTCACAAACAAAATACGCAAGCGTCTTGAAAAACATGAAAGGGATCCAGCTGTGCAGAAAGATGTAGTAGATCAATGCAAAAAATGGAACCTGGTTTGGGTTGGTAAGAACAAAGCTGCCCCTCTGGAACCATACGAGATGGAAAGGCTTCTAGGTTTCCCAAATAATCATACTCGTGGTATAAGCAGAAAGGATCGCTACAAGTCTCTAGGCAACTCATTTCAG GTTGATACTGTTGCCTATCACTTGTCTGTACTTAAGCCATTGTACCCAAAAGGCATAAACGTCTTGTCACTCTTCACTGGCATAGGCGGTGGAGAAGTAGCACTTCACCGTCTTCAAATACCAATGAAGCTAGTTGTGTCTGTTGAGATATCAGAAGTCAACAGGAACATATTCCGGAGTTTTTGGGAGCAGACAAATCAAAGGGGTGATCTGATAGAGTTTAGAGATGTTGAAGAGCTTGACGACCATAAGATAGAGGGACTTATGGACCAGTACGGAGGGTTTGACCTTGTTATAGGCGGTAGCCCCTGTAACAATCTAGCTGGAGCTAATAGGGTTAGTAGGACTGGACTTGAAGGAGACCAGTCATCACTGTTCTATGACTACTGCCGGATTCTAGAGGCTGTTCGCAGCAAAGCCTCAAGAATGAGGAGGTAG
- the LOC103831348 gene encoding methyltransferase-like protein 7A isoform X1 — protein sequence MLFVQRMFQEHIIRRGRRYIRRLNSCLLNSTMQSYWDEIENFKNKVFDELTTKDEKVLEIGIGTGPNMRYFAARNVNVTLLGLDPNPKMKKYARKAAVRAGLNPKNFRFMQGVGEAIPLEDGSVDAVVATLVLCTVSDVTQTLNVSEIKRVLRPGGRFIFLEHVAAEGTLNGSLFRRLQKLLDPLQQILADGCHLTRNTRECILEAGFSGGAQIETVSMYSFPWVTRPHIYGVAYK from the exons ATGCTTTTTGTTCAAAG GATGTTCCAGGAGCACATCATCCGCAGAGGCCGGAGGTACATTAGAAGGCTTAACTCTTGCCTTTTGAACTCAACGATGCAGTCTTATTGGGATGAG ATTGAAAACTTCAAGAATAAAGTGTTCGATGAACTGACTACAAAAGATGAGAAGGTGTTGGAGATTGGTATTGGGACAGGTCCTAATATGAGATACTTCGCCGCTCGTAATGTGAATGTAACTCTTCTTGGGTTGGATCCAAATCCTAAAATGAAGAAGTATGCACGCAAAGCCGCTGTGAGAGCAGGATTGAATCCTAAAAACTTTAGATTCATGCAAGGA GTAGGAGAGGCTATACCATTAGAAGATGGTTCTGTGGATGCAGTCGTTGCAACACTTGTTCTATGTACTGTTTCCGACGTCACTCAAACACTCAATG TTTCAGAAATCAAGCGAGTGCTGAGACCAGGAGGGCGTTTCATCTTCTTAGAACATGTTGCAGCAGAAGGTACATTAA ATGGATCTCTCTTCAGGCGTTTGCAGAAACTGTTGGATCCATTGCAGCAGATATTAGCAGATGGATGCCATTTGACAAGAAACACGAGAGAGTGCATCTTGGAAGCTGGTTTCAGCGGTGGTGCCCAAATAGAGACGGTGTCGATGTATAGTTTCCCGTGGGTAACAAGACCTCATATCTATGGAGTAGCTTACAAGTAA
- the LOC103831348 gene encoding methyltransferase-like protein 7A isoform X2 has translation MLFVQRMFQEHIIRRGRRYIRRLNSCLLNSTMQSYWDEIENFKNKVFDELTTKDEKVLEIGIGTGPNMRYFAARNVNVTLLGLDPNPKMKKYARKAAVRAGLNPKNFRFMQGVGEAIPLEDGSVDAVVATLVLCTVSDVTQTLNEIKRVLRPGGRFIFLEHVAAEDGSLFRRLQKLLDPLQQILADGCHLTRNTRECILEAGFSGGAQIETVSMYSFPWVTRPHIYGVAYK, from the exons ATGCTTTTTGTTCAAAG GATGTTCCAGGAGCACATCATCCGCAGAGGCCGGAGGTACATTAGAAGGCTTAACTCTTGCCTTTTGAACTCAACGATGCAGTCTTATTGGGATGAG ATTGAAAACTTCAAGAATAAAGTGTTCGATGAACTGACTACAAAAGATGAGAAGGTGTTGGAGATTGGTATTGGGACAGGTCCTAATATGAGATACTTCGCCGCTCGTAATGTGAATGTAACTCTTCTTGGGTTGGATCCAAATCCTAAAATGAAGAAGTATGCACGCAAAGCCGCTGTGAGAGCAGGATTGAATCCTAAAAACTTTAGATTCATGCAAGGA GTAGGAGAGGCTATACCATTAGAAGATGGTTCTGTGGATGCAGTCGTTGCAACACTTGTTCTATGTACTGTTTCCGACGTCACTCAAACACTCAATG AAATCAAGCGAGTGCTGAGACCAGGAGGGCGTTTCATCTTCTTAGAACATGTTGCAGCAGAAG ATGGATCTCTCTTCAGGCGTTTGCAGAAACTGTTGGATCCATTGCAGCAGATATTAGCAGATGGATGCCATTTGACAAGAAACACGAGAGAGTGCATCTTGGAAGCTGGTTTCAGCGGTGGTGCCCAAATAGAGACGGTGTCGATGTATAGTTTCCCGTGGGTAACAAGACCTCATATCTATGGAGTAGCTTACAAGTAA
- the LOC103831349 gene encoding methyltransferase-like protein 7A: MAILNFTPSSMFPVTIDSARGTRVRGSVIKMQKSLNTTDPHPPASPGFSLCTCGRKHFLGEATTPFLPISPIYAAPSTAPSTAQNSTEVLNQLRPPKPDWYFELYGYFRSAGMERYEKEIAVYKRKLFANLVGKAETVLEIGIGAGPNIKYYNNIPNVSVLGVDPNPKMESHARKSAIEAGVKSENFKFIHAVAESMPLEDASVDAVVGSLVMCSVTDIPQTLKEIKRILKPGGLYLFVEHVAAEDGTFLRMVQNVLDPLQQVVADGCHLTRNTEDYLLEAGFKGGVDINKVSLSAFYHLSPHLYGVAYN, from the exons ATGGCCATCCTGAATTTCACACCTTCCTCAATGTTCCCGGTGACCATAGATTCAGCTCGAGGAACAAGAGTTAGAGGTTCTGTCATCAAAATGCAGAAGAGTCTCAATACTACGGATCCTCATCCTCCTGCCTCACCTGGTTTCAGCTTATGTACGTGCGGAAGAAAGCATTTCCTAGGAGAAGCTACGACGCCGTTTCTTCCAATCTCTCCTATCTACGCTGCTCCATCCACTGCTCCATCCACAGCTCAAAACTCAACG GAAGTATTGAACCAATTGCGTCCTCCTAAGCCTGACTGGTATTTTGAGCTCTATGGTTATTTTAGGAGCGCAGGGATGGAAAGATATGAGAAAGAG ATTGCTGTTTACAAGAGGAAACTCTTTGCAAATTTGGTGGGAAAAGCAGAAACTGTTTTGGAGATTGGTATTGGAGCTGGTCCGAACATCAAGTACTACAACAATATTCCAAACGTCTCTGTTCTTGGTGTGGATCCAAACCCTAAGATGGAAAGTCACGCACGCAAATCCGCTATAGAAGCAGGAGTGAAATCCGAAAACTTCAAGTTCATTCACGCG GTCGCAGAATCTATGCCATTAGAAGATGCATCAGTTGATGCAGTTGTTGGAAGTCTTGTGATGTGTTCTGTCACGGATATCCCTCAAACACTCAAAG AGATAAAGCGGATCCTAAAACCAGGAGGGCTTTACCTCTTCGTGGAACATGTTGCAGCAGAAG ATGGAACATTTCTAAGGATGGTGCAGAATGTTTTGGATCCATTACAACAAGTTGTAGCCGACGGATGTCATCTAACGAGGAACACAGAAGACTACCTTTTAGAAGCTGGGTTCAAAGGTGGTGTAGATATCAACAAGGTCTCTCTTTCTGCCTTTTACCACTTAAGCCCTCATCTTTATGGAGTtgcttataattaa
- the LOC103831351 gene encoding methyltransferase-like protein 7A: MAILNFTPASRFPVNIDSARRTRVRGSVIKMQKSLITTDPHPPASPGFSLCTCGRKHFLGEATTPFLPISPSYAAPSTAPPTAPNSTEVLNQLRPPKPDWYFELYGYFRSAGMERYEKEIAVYKRKLFANLVGKAETVLEIGIGAGPNIKYYNNIPNVSVLGVDPNPKMESHARKSAIEAGVKSENFKFIHAVAESMPLEDASVDAVVGSLVMCSVSDIPQTLKEIKRILKPGGLYLFVEHVAAEDGTFLRMVQNVLDPLQQVVADGCHLTRSTEDYLLEAGFKGGVDINKVSLSAFYHLSPHLYGVAYN; encoded by the exons ATGGCAATCCTGAATTTCACACCAGCCTCGAGGTTCCCGGTGAACATAGATTCAGCTCGGAGAACAAGAGTTAGAGGTTCTGTCATCAAAATGCAGAAGAGCCTCATTACTACGGATCCTCATCCTCCTGCCTCACCTGGTTTCAGCTTATGTACGTGCGGAAGAAAGCATTTCCTAGGAGAGGCTACGACGCCGTTTCTTCCAATCTCTCCTTCCTACGCTGCTCCATCCACTGCTCCACCCACAGCTCCTAACTCAACG GAAGTATTGAACCAATTGCGTCCTCCTAAGCCTGACTGGTATTTTGAGCTCTATGGTTATTTTAGGAGCGCAGGGATGGAAAGATATGAGAAAGAG ATTGCTGTTTACAAGAGGAAACTCTTTGCAAATTTGGTGGGAAAAGCAGAAACTGTTTTGGAAATTGGGATTGGAGCTGGTCCGAACATCAAGTACTATAACAATATTCCAAACGTCTCTGTTCTTGGTGTGGATCCAAACCCTAAGATGGAAAGTCACGCACGCAAATCCGCTATAGAAGCAGGAGTGAAATCCGAAAACTTCAAGTTCATTCACGCG GTCGCAGAATCTATGCCATTAGAAGATGCATCAGTTGATGCAGTTGTGGGAAGTCTTGTGATGTGTTCTGTCTCGGATATCCCTCAAACACTCAAAG AGATAAAACGGATCCTCAAACCAGGAGGGCTTTACCTCTTCGTGGAACATGTTGCAGCAGAAG aTGGAACATTTCTGAGGATGGTGCAGAACGTGTTGGATCCATTACAACAAGTTGTAGCCGACGGATGTCATCTAACGAGGAGCACAGAAGACTACCTTTTAGAAGCTGGGTTCAAGGGTGGTGTAGATATCAACAAGGTCTCTCTTTCTGCCTTTTACCACCTAAGCCCTCATCTTTATGGAGTtgcttataattaa
- the LOC103831352 gene encoding methyltransferase-like protein 7B isoform X1, with product MAILHLSLISTITCSQRKATRASQDSVKTQKTLIATDSVSSFRLCPCGRRHFIGAMPLLPLAPSYAASSSTEDLKRLRPRKPDWYDELFAWSMDTSMEQYEKEISSYKMKLFNNLVGKAEKVLEIGVGTGPNFKYYSNIPNVSVLGVDPNAKMESYARKSAAQAGLKPEYFSFIHAVAEAIPLEDSSVHAVVGTLVLCSVADVTRTLNEIKRVLRPGGVYLFIEHVAGEDGSFLRLVQNVLDPLQQVVADGCHLTRCTGDYILEARFNGGADINKASLSSLAYLSSHVYGVAYN from the exons ATGGCGATCCTTCACTTGTCACTGATCTCGACTATTACATGTTCACAACGAAAAGCGACTAGGGCTTCACAAGATTCCGTCAAAACACAGAAGACTCTTATTGCAACAGACTCTGTCTCGTCCTTCAGATTATGTCCCTGCGGAAGAAGGCATTTCATAGGAGCTATGCCGCTTCTTCCCCTGGCTCCCTCCTACGCTGCTTCTAGCTCGACG GAAGATTTGAAAAGGTTGCGTCCTCGAAAGCCAGATTGGTATGATGAGCTCTTTGCTTGGTCTATGGATACTAGTATGGAACAGTACGAGAAAGAG ATTTCGAGTTACAAGATGAAACTATTTAATAATCTGGTGGGAAAAGCAGAAAAGGTTTTGGAGATTGGCGTTGGAACAGGTCCTAACTTCAAGTACTACTCAAATATTCCAAACGTTTCTGTTCTTGGTGTTGATCCAAACGCTAAAATGGAGAGTTATGCGCGTAAATCCGCAGCACAAGCAGGGCTGAAACCAGAATATTTCAGCTTCATTCATGCG GTCGCAGAAGCTATACCATTAGAAGATTCATCGGTTCATGCAGTTGTGGGGACTCTCGTGCTTTGTTCTGTCGCAGATGTCACTAGAACGCTCAATG AGATAAAAAGGGTACTAAGGCCGGGTGGGGTTTACCTTTTCATAGAACATGTTGCAGGAGAAG ATGGATCATTTTTGAGGTTAGTGCAGAATGTGTTGGACCCATTGCAACAAGTTGTTGCTGATGGATGTCACTTGACGAGGTGCACTGGAGATTATATTTTAGAAGCTCGGTTTAATGGTGGTGCAGATATCAATAAGGCCTCTCTTTCTAGCTTGGCTTACTTAAGCTCTCATGTCTATGGGGTCGCTtacaattag
- the LOC103831352 gene encoding methyltransferase-like protein 7A isoform X2: MAILHLSLISTITCSQRKATRASQDSVKTQKTLIATDSVSSFRLCPCGRRHFIGAMPLLPLAPSYAASSSTEDLKRLRPRKPDWYDELFAWSMDTSMEQYEKEISSYKMKLFNNLVGKAEKVLEIGVGTAQAGLKPEYFSFIHAVAEAIPLEDSSVHAVVGTLVLCSVADVTRTLNEIKRVLRPGGVYLFIEHVAGEDGSFLRLVQNVLDPLQQVVADGCHLTRCTGDYILEARFNGGADINKASLSSLAYLSSHVYGVAYN, from the exons ATGGCGATCCTTCACTTGTCACTGATCTCGACTATTACATGTTCACAACGAAAAGCGACTAGGGCTTCACAAGATTCCGTCAAAACACAGAAGACTCTTATTGCAACAGACTCTGTCTCGTCCTTCAGATTATGTCCCTGCGGAAGAAGGCATTTCATAGGAGCTATGCCGCTTCTTCCCCTGGCTCCCTCCTACGCTGCTTCTAGCTCGACG GAAGATTTGAAAAGGTTGCGTCCTCGAAAGCCAGATTGGTATGATGAGCTCTTTGCTTGGTCTATGGATACTAGTATGGAACAGTACGAGAAAGAG ATTTCGAGTTACAAGATGAAACTATTTAATAATCTGGTGGGAAAAGCAGAAAAGGTTTTGGAGATTGGCGTTGGAACAG CACAAGCAGGGCTGAAACCAGAATATTTCAGCTTCATTCATGCG GTCGCAGAAGCTATACCATTAGAAGATTCATCGGTTCATGCAGTTGTGGGGACTCTCGTGCTTTGTTCTGTCGCAGATGTCACTAGAACGCTCAATG AGATAAAAAGGGTACTAAGGCCGGGTGGGGTTTACCTTTTCATAGAACATGTTGCAGGAGAAG ATGGATCATTTTTGAGGTTAGTGCAGAATGTGTTGGACCCATTGCAACAAGTTGTTGCTGATGGATGTCACTTGACGAGGTGCACTGGAGATTATATTTTAGAAGCTCGGTTTAATGGTGGTGCAGATATCAATAAGGCCTCTCTTTCTAGCTTGGCTTACTTAAGCTCTCATGTCTATGGGGTCGCTtacaattag
- the LOC103831352 gene encoding methyltransferase-like protein 7B isoform X3: MPLLPLAPSYAASSSTEDLKRLRPRKPDWYDELFAWSMDTSMEQYEKEISSYKMKLFNNLVGKAEKVLEIGVGTGPNFKYYSNIPNVSVLGVDPNAKMESYARKSAAQAGLKPEYFSFIHAVAEAIPLEDSSVHAVVGTLVLCSVADVTRTLNEIKRVLRPGGVYLFIEHVAGEDGSFLRLVQNVLDPLQQVVADGCHLTRCTGDYILEARFNGGADINKASLSSLAYLSSHVYGVAYN; the protein is encoded by the exons ATGCCGCTTCTTCCCCTGGCTCCCTCCTACGCTGCTTCTAGCTCGACG GAAGATTTGAAAAGGTTGCGTCCTCGAAAGCCAGATTGGTATGATGAGCTCTTTGCTTGGTCTATGGATACTAGTATGGAACAGTACGAGAAAGAG ATTTCGAGTTACAAGATGAAACTATTTAATAATCTGGTGGGAAAAGCAGAAAAGGTTTTGGAGATTGGCGTTGGAACAGGTCCTAACTTCAAGTACTACTCAAATATTCCAAACGTTTCTGTTCTTGGTGTTGATCCAAACGCTAAAATGGAGAGTTATGCGCGTAAATCCGCAGCACAAGCAGGGCTGAAACCAGAATATTTCAGCTTCATTCATGCG GTCGCAGAAGCTATACCATTAGAAGATTCATCGGTTCATGCAGTTGTGGGGACTCTCGTGCTTTGTTCTGTCGCAGATGTCACTAGAACGCTCAATG AGATAAAAAGGGTACTAAGGCCGGGTGGGGTTTACCTTTTCATAGAACATGTTGCAGGAGAAG ATGGATCATTTTTGAGGTTAGTGCAGAATGTGTTGGACCCATTGCAACAAGTTGTTGCTGATGGATGTCACTTGACGAGGTGCACTGGAGATTATATTTTAGAAGCTCGGTTTAATGGTGGTGCAGATATCAATAAGGCCTCTCTTTCTAGCTTGGCTTACTTAAGCTCTCATGTCTATGGGGTCGCTtacaattag